A genome region from Bemisia tabaci chromosome 3, PGI_BMITA_v3 includes the following:
- the LOC140224325 gene encoding uncharacterized protein, producing MSWNVVLFEDGRCGIAPTNWLTPKRDRCAYPKVNSFALNKLIQAATEVKDDWPSYLVRKFYAENLLTFKEARAALDSVDSDVSEIENMNPSPQPVLPQTALPQPVLPQPVLPQPVLPQPVLPQPVLPQPVLPQPVQPQPVLPEPVQPQPVLPQPVQPQPVLPQPAQPAQSQPVENFNTDGEGKILLLLPCPIAPIRLN from the exons AT gtcGTGGAATGTCGTTCTGTTCGAGGACGGTAGATGTGGTATTGCGCCGACAAACTGGCTAACGCCAAAGAGGGATCGCTGCGCTTACCCAAAAGTAAATTCGTTTGCactaaataaattaatacaagCAGCAACCGAAGTCAAAGATGATTGGCCTTCATATTTAGTTCGAAAATTTTATGCAGAGAATCTTCTAACCTTTAAAGAAGCAAGAGCGGCACTAGATAGTGTGGATTCTGATGTTagtgaaattgaaaatatgaaccCCTCTCCCCAACCTGTACTGCCGCAAACTGCACTGCCTCAACCTGTACTGCCGCAACCTGTACTGCCTCAACCTGTACTGCCGCAACCTGTACTGCCTCAACCTGTACTGCCGCAACCTGTACTGCCTCAACCTGTACAGCCGCAACCTGTACTGCCTGAACCTGTACAGCCGCAACCTGTACTGCCTCAACCTGTACAGCCGCAACCTGTACTGCCTCAACCTGCACAGCCTGCACAGTCTCAACCTGtagaaaattttaatactgaCGGAGAAGgtaaaattcttcttcttcttccgtgtCCGATAGCACCAATAAGATTAAATTAG